The genomic window ATCGAGCAGCTCACGCCGATCTTCCAGGACAACGCGGACGTCATCTCGGTCGTGCAGGCCGGCTTCGTCGGCCTCTGGGGTGAGGGCTACTACACGGACCACTTCGCCGCCGATCCGGCGAACCCCGGTGTGCTCACGGACGAGGACTGGGCGAAGCGTCGCGCGGTCGTCGAGGCGCTCCTCGAGGCGGTTCCCGACGACCGCTCCATCCAGGTGCGGACCATGAACATGAAGCAGAACATCCTCGGTGTGCCGTCCGGGACCGCCGGCGCCATCACCGAGGCACAGGCGTTCGACGGCAGCGCCATCTCGCGCATCGGCCACCACAACGACTGCTTCCTCGCGGCGCCCGACGACTGGGGCACGTACCTGTCCGACCCGATCTCGCTCGATCAGGACTACCTCGCACAGGAGGGCGACTGGGTGCCGGTGGGCGGTGAGACCTGCAACGTGAACCCGCCGCGGTCGGAGTGGGCGACGGCCTCGGCCGAGATGGAACGCTACAACTTCAGCTACCTCAACTGGGACTACCTGCAGGACGTCCTGCAGTCCTGGGGCCAGGAGAACCTCGACACCACCGCGAAGCGACTCGGCTACCGCTTCGTGATGACCGAGAGCTCGGTCGTGGACGGCACGCTCTCGCTGACGGTCCGGAACGACGGGTGGGCGGCTCCGTACAACAGCCGGCCCGCCTACCTGGTCCTGTCGAACGCCGAGCGCACGGTGCTCGTCCCGTTCGGTTCGGACGCCCGCACCTGGGGCGCGGGGGAGACCGTCACGCTCCAGGCGTCACTCGCCGACGTCCCGGCCGGTCGTTACGACACCGCGCTGTCGCTGCCCGCCACGCACGAGTCGGTCGCGACGAATCCGCTCTACGCCGTCCAGACGGCGAACGTCGGCGCCTGGGACGCGGAGACCGGTGTGAACAGCCTGCAGCGTCAGGTGACCGTCGGTGCCGACGGTGTCGTCATGGCCGAACCGGTGGCCGGTGCTGCGGCCAGGCTGCCCGACACGGGCGTCTCGTCTATCGCTCCCGCGGTCCTCGGCGGTGGCGTGGTGGCGCTTGGAGCCCTCGCGCTCCTGCTCGCCCGCCGGCGTCGGAACGCCTGACCGGACTCGGGTGCAGGGGGCGACGGGTCAGCCGAAGATCATCGGTGAGTCGTCGTCCTCTTCGTCCGACAGGGTGAAGTCGAGGTCGACGACCACGGGAACGTGGTCGCTCGGACTGTCGCCTTTGCGCTCGTTGCGGTGGATCGACGCCTCGACGACGTGGTCCGCGAACGCCTGCGAGCCGTAGATGAAGTCGATGCGGAGGCCCTCGTTGCGGGGGAACCGGAGCTGCTTGTAGTCCCAGAAGGTGTAGCCCTCGGGGACGAACGGGCGGACGGTGTCCTGCAGTCCCGCGTCGACGAAGGCGGCGAGGGCGGCGCGCTCCGGCGCGGAGATGTGGGTCGAGCCAGGGCCGAAGCTCGGGTCGCCGACGTCGGAGTCGAGCGGGGCGACGTTCCAGTCGCCCATGAGCGCGAGCGGCAGTTCGGGGTTCTCGGCGAGCCAGGAGCGGGTGTCGGCCTCGAGCGCGGCGAGCCAGCGGAGCTTGTAGTCGTAGTGCGGGTCGCCGACGGCGCGGCCGTTCGGGACGTACAGGCTCCAGAGGCGGACGCCGTCGACCGTCGCGCCGATGGCTCGTGCTTCGAGCGGCAGGCCGTCGGCGTCGAATCCGGGACCGTCCAGCGCGAGGCTCGCCGGCGGCTTGCCGAAGCCCGGCATGTCGGGGAAGCCGATCTGCACGTCCTCCATCGGGAGGCGGCTGGCGATGCC from Plantibacter flavus includes these protein-coding regions:
- a CDS encoding DUF4832 domain-containing protein, translating into MNRRLRLVAVLAACGIVVATPLSAAAQAPAPTPADTVAYEPSDAIIANPERGFDHTNNTHYHPEGTEGGPGYTPLDVATLAAYREEGITELVRVFYMERFVAEPTLDPAWLALVQADFDAARAAGISIIPRFAYLAGGDWPYTPPYGDAPLDIVLTHIEQLTPIFQDNADVISVVQAGFVGLWGEGYYTDHFAADPANPGVLTDEDWAKRRAVVEALLEAVPDDRSIQVRTMNMKQNILGVPSGTAGAITEAQAFDGSAISRIGHHNDCFLAAPDDWGTYLSDPISLDQDYLAQEGDWVPVGGETCNVNPPRSEWATASAEMERYNFSYLNWDYLQDVLQSWGQENLDTTAKRLGYRFVMTESSVVDGTLSLTVRNDGWAAPYNSRPAYLVLSNAERTVLVPFGSDARTWGAGETVTLQASLADVPAGRYDTALSLPATHESVATNPLYAVQTANVGAWDAETGVNSLQRQVTVGADGVVMAEPVAGAAARLPDTGVSSIAPAVLGGGVVALGALALLLARRRRNA
- a CDS encoding exodeoxyribonuclease III, translated to MRIATWNVNSIRTRVGRVVDWLVREDVDVLAMQELKCKPEQFPMEAFTKAGYQVELHGLSQWNGVGIASRLPMEDVQIGFPDMPGFGKPPASLALDGPGFDADGLPLEARAIGATVDGVRLWSLYVPNGRAVGDPHYDYKLRWLAALEADTRSWLAENPELPLALMGDWNVAPLDSDVGDPSFGPGSTHISAPERAALAAFVDAGLQDTVRPFVPEGYTFWDYKQLRFPRNEGLRIDFIYGSQAFADHVVEASIHRNERKGDSPSDHVPVVVDLDFTLSDEEDDDSPMIFG